Proteins encoded within one genomic window of Anopheles gambiae chromosome 3, idAnoGambNW_F1_1, whole genome shotgun sequence:
- the LOC133392698 gene encoding hemicentin-1-like: protein MVHLLCKTFLILVNLSVALSIAKASLIHISGPRIAVQYSKIQLRCMASTGQKHFLWYFSSNGSAAAQYPKEPLSSHPFSAIRFDTHGAMLTIRAVDRTHVGSYRCCATDTLCATMSLFVVSATDDPSELRPTDSLGGGGVAVLDVQSDGTFELAIFHAPLLEGEISLEREAGAVRFCDHFRHRAEECNEQRTNGVVAYSVRNATMEASAQFQVKITNNKRLEVMHLHILIRGKPIVRMDTYCVLRNLSHINLSCQGYAYPTPNVTFTYTPCLPTAMDRLSDIQRDACEKSITVPQHLERLSPFNHTTIFEVIIPSWPVLKPGIVSCRASNGEGSSSIETLLFVRNFHEPMQFRIESPTDVVLYDDTVNITCQADVYNFTNQLTIHHGGSSFHLAGEQLGYAWTITYLAHITNDSQNEVVCEGQHKNGTRVRSTLNLSIQYPSKPHVVSVNDSVNVTIAHGDAVRLECDIDGTPSPDIVWFKNDAHLRHAQGHFVRVALDEDETRATYRCVGRSRLGRATKTWYIVVEESMRWLLIGGLGAGALIALLVIGTVAWSVGAYQQLLHRQMDLETQLRMSKENVADELMTVPLSQRNYNTPGMGSSLVHEA from the exons ATGGTACACTTAttgtgcaaaacatttttaatattagTGAATCTCAGCGTTGCGCTCAGCATTG CAAAAGCATCCCTCATTCACATCAGTGGTCCAAGAATTGCGGTCCAGTACAGCAAGATACAGCTGCGCTGTATGGCTTCCACCGGGCAGAAGCATTTTCTTTGGTACTTTTCATCCAACGgatctgcagcagcacaatATCCAAAAGAG CCACTCAGTTCACATCCTTTCAGCGCGATCCGGTTCGATACGCACGGAGCAATGCTAACGATACGTGCGGTGGATAGGACACACGTCGGTAGCTATCGTTGCTGTGCCACTGACACACTTTGCGCTACCATGAGCCTGTTCGTGGTGTCCGCCACGGACGATCCTTCGGAGCTGCGACCGACCGACAgcttgggtggtggtggtgttgctgtgCTGGACGTCCAAAGCGATGGAACGTTCGAGCTGGCCATCTTTCACGCACCGCTGCTCGAGGGAGAAATTAGCCTCGAACGGGAGGCGGGCGCCGTACGGTTCTGTGATCACTTTCGCCACCGTGCGGAAGAATGTAACGAGCAGCGCACGAACGGTGTCGTGGCGTACAGTGTGCGCAATGCAACGATGGAGGCGAGTGCACAGTTTCAGGTTAAGATAACGAACAACAAGCGGCTGGAAGTGATGCATCTGCACATTTTAATAAGAG GTAAACCTATCGTACGGATGGACACTTACTGTGTGTTAAGAAATTTAAGTCACATCAACTTAAGCTGTCAAGGATATGCTTATCCGACGCCGAACGTTACCTTCACTTACACACCATGTCTGCCGACGGCAATGGACCGCTTAAGCGACATTCAAAGGGATGCCTGCGAGAAAAGCATAACCGTACCGCAACACCTAGAACGC CTCTCACCCTTCAACCACACCACCATCTTTGAGGTGATCATCCCTTCCTGGCCGGTACTAAAGCCCGGCATCGTGTCCTGCCGGGCATCGAACGGTGAAGGATCTTCCTCGATCGAAACGTTACTGTTTGTGCGCAATTTCCACGAGCCAATGCAGTTCCGTATCGAATCGCCCACCGATGTGGTGCTGTACGATGACACCGTGAACATAACGTGCCAGGCGGACGTTTACAACTTCACCAACCAGCTCACTATCCATCACGGTGGAAGTAGCTTTCATCTCGCCGGGGAACAGCTCGGCTACGCGTGGACGATAACGTACCTGGCGCACATCACAAACGACTCACAGAACGAGGTAGTTTGTGAAGGTCAGCACAAGAATGGGACACGGGTCCGTAGCACGCTCAATCTATCGATCCAGTATCCCTCGAAACCGCACGTTGTGAGTGTGAACGATTCGGTGAACGTAACGATCGCGCACGGCGATGCGGTACGGCTCGAGTGTGACATCGACGGTACGCCTTCGCCCGACATTGTGTGGTTTAAGAACGATGCGCACCTGCGGCATGCGCAGGGACATTTCGTGCGCGTGGCGCTCGATGAGGACGAAACTCGAGCCACCTACCGATGTGTCGGTAGAAGCCGTTTGGGCAGGGCCACCAAAACGTGGTACATTGTGGTTGAAG AATCGATGCGTTGGTTGCTGATCGGTGGTCTGGGAGCGGGTGCTCTGATTGCTTTGCTAGTGATCGGCACGGTAGCGTGGAGTGTGGGAGCCTATCAACAGCTGCTGCACCGGCAGATGGATCTGGAAACGCAATTAAGGATGAGTAAAGAGAACGTAGCGGACGAGCTCATGACTGTACCGTTAAGTCAACGGAACTACAACACGCCCGGTATGGGCTCAAGCTTGGTGCATGAAGCCTGA